From the Bacteroidia bacterium genome, one window contains:
- a CDS encoding SLBB domain-containing protein, giving the protein MAHTARACPALLFSILAVLLLTSPVIPLAAQQLGTVPDRKKEDEKISAREMQQQQALPTVEVPVNDTTYIVGPGDELSINIFGTQFYSLKSVVNSDGSLIIPELGRVFVRNASLLDVREKVRMLLRDEIRRAEIVVSLGRARQVKVTVAGAVQRPGIVVLPATARVSEALEMSGGGIKDTTALRNIIVRRGDGAIVRADLLRYFRIGDLDANPFVSGGDRIYFPPKDRIVSVYGAVGIEGRVDYVEGERLFDLVEACQSFRAPAFLDSIEVVRFEADHRSTKRFFLDLRGYPHDESKNIALEAGDLILVRAMPRYRMHQLVLVTGEVRYEGSYSIIQGESTLRDIITQAGGFTPNASLEEAVLIRKPPESEKDIEFERLQKIPAADMREDEYEYFKARSREKIGMMVVDFKKLFLQGDLSQDILLREGDVIEVPKLKNYIRIIGRVNNPGNVIFNPDWTYMNYLNAVGGFGWRADDGDVRVVKARTGELVDAENYSDYELEPGDTIWVPEVPEVKFWEIAFEALGVISQIAGIVGIVIAISQINK; this is encoded by the coding sequence ATGGCTCACACCGCACGCGCGTGCCCGGCGCTCCTGTTCTCCATCCTCGCGGTTCTTCTTCTCACGTCTCCCGTCATTCCGCTTGCCGCACAGCAACTCGGGACTGTTCCCGACAGGAAAAAGGAGGATGAGAAGATCTCCGCACGGGAAATGCAGCAGCAACAGGCCCTTCCGACCGTCGAAGTACCGGTCAATGACACGACGTACATCGTCGGTCCGGGCGACGAGCTGAGCATCAACATTTTCGGAACGCAGTTCTATTCGCTCAAGTCAGTCGTCAACAGTGACGGATCGCTGATCATACCCGAACTCGGACGCGTGTTTGTGCGCAACGCGTCGCTGCTCGACGTCCGCGAGAAGGTCCGCATGCTGCTGCGCGACGAGATCCGGCGCGCGGAGATCGTCGTGAGTCTCGGAAGGGCGCGACAGGTGAAAGTGACCGTGGCAGGTGCTGTCCAGCGGCCGGGTATCGTTGTCCTGCCCGCCACCGCGCGGGTTTCAGAAGCCCTCGAGATGTCCGGCGGCGGCATCAAGGACACGACAGCATTGCGCAACATTATCGTGCGCCGTGGTGACGGAGCTATCGTGAGAGCCGATCTCCTTCGCTATTTCCGTATCGGGGACCTCGACGCCAATCCCTTTGTCAGCGGCGGAGACAGGATATACTTCCCGCCGAAGGACAGAATCGTCAGCGTCTACGGCGCGGTGGGGATCGAAGGACGCGTGGATTATGTGGAGGGCGAACGGCTGTTCGATCTTGTCGAGGCCTGTCAAAGTTTTCGTGCGCCGGCGTTTCTTGACAGTATAGAGGTCGTGCGTTTCGAAGCCGATCACCGGAGCACGAAGCGTTTTTTCCTCGATCTGCGAGGATATCCGCACGATGAGAGTAAAAATATCGCACTGGAGGCGGGTGATCTGATACTCGTGCGCGCCATGCCGCGCTATCGCATGCATCAGCTCGTGCTGGTTACCGGCGAGGTGCGCTACGAGGGCAGTTACAGCATCATTCAGGGAGAGAGTACACTGCGCGACATTATCACGCAGGCGGGCGGATTCACCCCCAACGCGTCACTCGAAGAGGCCGTGTTGATCCGCAAACCGCCGGAGTCGGAGAAAGACATCGAATTCGAGCGTTTGCAGAAAATTCCCGCCGCGGATATGCGTGAAGACGAGTACGAATATTTCAAGGCTCGTTCGCGCGAAAAAATCGGTATGATGGTCGTGGATTTCAAGAAGCTGTTTCTGCAGGGAGATTTGTCCCAGGACATCCTCCTCCGCGAGGGCGACGTCATCGAAGTGCCGAAACTGAAGAATTACATCCGCATCATCGGCCGCGTGAACAATCCCGGCAACGTCATTTTCAATCCCGATTGGACGTACATGAACTATCTGAACGCGGTCGGAGGCTTCGGCTGGCGGGCGGATGACGGCGACGTCCGCGTCGTGAAGGCGCGCACTGGCGAGCTGGTGGATGCGGAGAATTATAGCGATTACGAACTCGAGCCCGGCGACACAATCTGGGTGCCGGAAGTACCGGAGGTGAAATTCTGGGAAATCGCCTTCGAAGCGCTCGGCGTCATTTCGCAGATTGCCGGTATTGTCGGTATCGTCATCGCAATTTCACAGATCAACAAGTGA
- a CDS encoding class I SAM-dependent methyltransferase, with protein MKGRESGMPEEEYWNTFFDADCLTGRLFAALPDDGAVVEFGSGYGTFFLSAARRTSGAVFGFEIEPELVALVNGRCAAAGLTNAKVVRRDFMTEGTGLQVRSVDHAMVYNILHIEDPVRLLAEALRVLKPGAAVSIIHWRSDIPTPRGPSLHIRPSVTQCIAWAEAAGFSDPEIFDVADCCPYHYAVVMKRPG; from the coding sequence ATGAAAGGCAGGGAAAGCGGGATGCCGGAGGAGGAGTACTGGAATACCTTCTTCGATGCGGATTGTCTCACGGGCAGATTGTTCGCGGCATTGCCGGATGACGGTGCTGTCGTTGAGTTCGGCTCCGGGTACGGGACCTTTTTCCTGAGCGCTGCAAGGCGTACGTCGGGAGCCGTTTTCGGTTTCGAGATCGAGCCGGAACTGGTCGCCCTGGTGAACGGGCGCTGTGCGGCTGCCGGTCTCACGAATGCGAAGGTCGTGCGGCGGGATTTCATGACGGAGGGCACGGGACTTCAGGTGAGGAGTGTCGATCATGCGATGGTGTATAATATTCTCCACATCGAGGATCCCGTCCGACTGCTGGCCGAGGCCTTACGCGTGCTCAAGCCCGGCGCCGCTGTATCCATCATACACTGGCGGAGCGATATACCGACGCCGCGCGGTCCGTCCCTGCATATCAGACCCTCGGTGACGCAGTGCATCGCGTGGGCAGAAGCGGCCGGGTTCAGCGATCCGGAAATCTTCGACGTCGCAGATTGCTGCCCGTATCATTACGCTGTGGTGATGAAACGGCCGGGGTGA
- a CDS encoding flippase: MAAPTVQRFALNFWTLTVSRILYRAVSVGVAMYLARSLGAAVLGEYATVLNVLTLYLAFADLGVTNLVIRDVSRDTSLSADYLDNFFGLQLLVGVALVFLILGTGWISGYSELLIIALFIGSFGPLFSGLSNAYQGLMNAQQLFYPFAVIEIVCMLVFLAGNVLVVLLGGALLELVAVTSVVSLVKYALGAMWARRFGMRVRRRWDAELIRGMMTAGLPFLLINGAHFAIQRMDVLFLSWTVSEDRVGMYAAASRLIFASLFLVSSVGAMLYPQFSKALQEHRERAAELYARSTVYLTIAGGVTGLLFWQLAPHITAILYGEAFAESARILQILGLFIPLFSLGLAASNVLMVSDAVRHAVYASVIGLLAGAAASPYLIALYEIQGAAYAVLIAEAVAAVLYIGYTRRQLGFALPWRKLAAAALSCALPPMLLSLAGGETGWLQAGAGIAACMLLLFATRVLTRTDVKHVAALAGFRRVS; the protein is encoded by the coding sequence ATGGCGGCGCCAACCGTTCAGCGTTTTGCCCTGAATTTCTGGACGCTCACCGTCTCGAGAATTCTGTATCGTGCCGTGAGTGTCGGCGTGGCGATGTACCTCGCGCGTTCATTGGGCGCGGCGGTGCTGGGGGAATACGCAACGGTACTGAATGTGCTCACGTTATATCTCGCCTTCGCCGATCTTGGGGTGACCAATCTCGTGATACGGGACGTGAGCAGGGATACCTCGCTTTCCGCCGATTACCTCGACAATTTTTTCGGTCTGCAGCTGCTCGTGGGTGTGGCGCTGGTTTTCCTTATTCTCGGAACGGGCTGGATTTCGGGCTACAGCGAACTTCTCATCATTGCGCTGTTCATCGGAAGTTTCGGACCGCTGTTCAGCGGACTCTCGAACGCGTATCAGGGCCTGATGAACGCGCAGCAGTTGTTCTATCCCTTCGCCGTCATCGAAATCGTGTGCATGCTTGTCTTCCTTGCCGGGAATGTGCTTGTGGTGCTCCTGGGAGGAGCGCTGCTGGAGCTGGTAGCAGTGACTTCGGTGGTGTCGCTTGTGAAATACGCGTTGGGCGCGATGTGGGCGCGGCGTTTCGGCATGCGTGTACGCAGGAGATGGGATGCGGAGCTCATCCGCGGCATGATGACTGCGGGACTCCCGTTTCTGCTGATCAACGGAGCGCATTTCGCCATACAGCGGATGGACGTACTCTTCTTGTCGTGGACGGTGAGCGAAGACCGCGTCGGCATGTATGCCGCGGCGTCCCGTTTGATCTTCGCCTCGTTGTTTCTGGTCTCCAGTGTCGGCGCGATGCTGTATCCCCAGTTCAGCAAGGCGTTGCAGGAGCATCGTGAACGGGCGGCGGAATTGTATGCCCGGAGCACGGTGTATCTCACCATCGCCGGCGGCGTGACGGGCCTGCTGTTCTGGCAGCTTGCTCCGCACATCACGGCGATACTGTACGGAGAGGCTTTCGCGGAATCCGCCCGCATATTGCAGATACTGGGGTTGTTTATTCCGTTGTTCTCTCTCGGGCTTGCCGCCAGCAATGTGCTGATGGTCAGTGACGCCGTAAGGCACGCCGTATACGCGAGCGTGATAGGGCTGCTGGCCGGAGCCGCCGCATCTCCATACCTGATCGCCCTCTACGAGATACAGGGTGCGGCCTATGCCGTTCTCATCGCGGAAGCAGTCGCCGCAGTCCTGTACATCGGTTACACGCGCAGGCAGCTCGGATTCGCCCTGCCGTGGAGGAAGCTCGCAGCCGCGGCACTGTCCTGTGCGCTTCCGCCGATGTTGCTCTCGCTCGCGGGCGGGGAGACGGGGTGGCTGCAGGCAGGGGCGGGTATCGCGGCGTGCATGCTGCTGTTGTTCGCAACGCGCGTGCTGACTCGTACCGATGTGAAGCATGTGGCTGCCCTGGCGGGCTTCCGGAGGGTCTCGTGA
- a CDS encoding efflux RND transporter periplasmic adaptor subunit has protein sequence MRFKNRLLPLLTAVLVISMLPACGGGDTDHAHEAAAETWTCPMHPSVISDRPGACPVCHMDLVKKAESADMSAEDEAMLQSVSLSPAQRILANVTTVPVLKQRIERSITAVGVVDFAEPLQSVVSARFRGRVEKLHINFTGASVRKGQALFDLYSPELITAQQDYLIAFNARRKAVEAGNAAAAEIQSGMIEAIRGRLLMHYGLPEEKIEQLERAGKAVHTVTYPSPRSGTVTVKNVREGGYVDDGTAVYEIADFSRVWVYIEVPEQDIRYIRNGQTVRLTSAAWPGEEFSGRVTFIDPVMNAQTRTVRVRVETANPGGKLKPGMYVSGGIALKGAEILAVPVSSVIRTGRRDVVWVEAEENRFEPRTVRLGAKAGAFYEVLSGIDEGSMVAESGGYLLDSESTLLHPDRVKESSAEVTESAGVGEMTGAESKAGPREIKITVDFGYSPEVVRVKAGEKVRLLFHRVEDSRCTDEVVFPDFDIRKKLPAFKTTVVEFTPKKKGTFTYSCGMDMLHGKLIVE, from the coding sequence ATGCGATTCAAGAATAGATTACTCCCGCTGCTCACCGCCGTGCTCGTTATCAGCATGCTCCCCGCCTGCGGCGGTGGCGATACCGACCATGCCCACGAGGCCGCGGCCGAAACCTGGACCTGCCCGATGCATCCTTCCGTGATTTCCGACCGGCCCGGGGCCTGTCCGGTGTGCCACATGGATCTCGTAAAAAAAGCCGAGTCCGCCGATATGTCCGCCGAAGACGAGGCGATGCTGCAATCGGTGAGTCTCTCGCCGGCGCAGCGCATTCTCGCAAATGTGACCACGGTTCCCGTATTGAAGCAGCGTATCGAGCGCAGCATCACGGCGGTGGGTGTGGTGGATTTTGCCGAGCCGCTGCAGTCCGTGGTCAGCGCGCGCTTTCGCGGACGCGTCGAGAAACTGCATATCAACTTCACAGGAGCTTCGGTGCGGAAAGGACAGGCGTTGTTCGATCTCTACAGCCCCGAACTGATCACGGCGCAGCAGGACTACCTGATCGCCTTCAACGCGCGCCGCAAGGCGGTGGAAGCCGGCAACGCGGCGGCCGCGGAAATACAGTCCGGCATGATCGAAGCGATACGCGGCAGACTGCTTATGCACTACGGATTGCCCGAAGAGAAAATCGAACAGCTCGAACGGGCAGGGAAAGCCGTGCACACCGTCACGTATCCATCGCCGCGTTCGGGCACGGTGACGGTGAAAAATGTGCGGGAGGGCGGCTACGTGGACGACGGCACCGCCGTATACGAAATCGCGGATTTCTCCCGTGTGTGGGTGTACATCGAAGTCCCGGAGCAGGATATCCGTTACATCCGCAACGGACAGACGGTGCGATTGACGAGCGCCGCCTGGCCGGGTGAGGAATTCAGCGGACGGGTTACCTTCATTGATCCGGTGATGAACGCGCAGACGCGTACGGTCCGCGTGCGCGTCGAGACCGCCAATCCGGGAGGGAAACTCAAGCCCGGCATGTACGTCAGTGGCGGCATCGCGCTAAAGGGTGCGGAGATTCTGGCTGTTCCCGTATCGTCGGTGATTCGCACGGGCCGCAGGGACGTGGTGTGGGTGGAAGCGGAAGAAAACCGCTTCGAACCCCGCACGGTACGGCTTGGCGCGAAAGCCGGTGCTTTTTACGAAGTGCTGAGTGGCATTGATGAAGGCAGCATGGTCGCCGAGAGCGGCGGTTATCTTCTGGACTCCGAGAGCACGCTGCTCCATCCCGACCGCGTGAAGGAATCCTCCGCCGAAGTGACGGAAAGCGCCGGTGTCGGGGAGATGACGGGTGCGGAAAGCAAAGCCGGACCACGGGAGATCAAGATCACGGTGGACTTCGGCTACTCCCCCGAAGTTGTCCGCGTCAAAGCGGGCGAGAAGGTGCGGCTGCTGTTCCATCGCGTGGAGGATTCCCGCTGCACGGACGAGGTCGTTTTCCCCGACTTCGACATACGAAAGAAGCTGCCGGCGTTCAAAACGACGGTGGTGGAATTCACCCCGAAGAAGAAAGGCACCTTCACTTACAGCTGCGGCATGGACATGCTGCACGGCAAACTCATCGTCGAATAA
- a CDS encoding CusA/CzcA family heavy metal efflux RND transporter, translated as MIERIITFSARNRFLVLLTYALVIGAGVWAVWTTPVDAIPDLSENQVIVFVEWMGRSPQLVEDQVTFPLVTALQGVPDVEAVRAQSMFGMSFIYIIFDERTDLYWARSRVLEKLSTVQSSLPGGAKVQLGPDGTGVGHVYWYTLEGPQDLGELRAIQDWYVKLNLQGVEGVAEVASIGGYVRQYQIDIDPAKMRAFNVTIPQLRNAVIRSNSDVGGKLLEVAGAESIIRGQGYIRSAEDIESIAVSTGAGGTPVRISDVAVVQMGGDIRRGSLEKDGKGQVVGGVVVMRQNENAMDVIERVKERLEELRPGLPAGVEIHTAYDRTDLIGSAIDSLRDTLIKESIVVSLIVLLFLLHVRSVLRVIIELPVAVLIAFILMKLFGITSNIMSLGGIAIAIGVIVDASIVMVENAYRNVALATEQKGRLEKRDYVEISIASARQVGPAIFYSVAIMVISFLPVFFLEGQEGKLFRPLAFTKTFVMIGSAFIAITLVPVLMTMLTRGKFRNESANPVTRFLNFLYEPVIRYALRFRKTAMVLNIVALLLAVPMVMDSGSEFMPSLDEGSLLFMPVTLPSASMTEVNRIMQVQDAIIRSVPEVETVLGKAGRAETATDPAPVSMIESIILLIPREQWRPGVTQNDIISELDAKLQIPGVRNGWTQPIINRINMLATGVRTDLGVKIFGPDLDTLERLAIEAEQLLRGVDGAADLYAERTQGGLFLDITIDRAAVARYGVSLGDVQDVIEIAIGGENLGTIIEGRQRFPIRVRFDRESRDDIEKLRRLPVPVNVTPTSGGESMASTVSASSADNSMPGMSGMSGTGGSEQATTAPVVSSGGDRRMSLSSGAYVPLGELARIELVPGPPMIASEDAQLRSIVFLNVRGRDMGGFVEEAKSVLEKGLTLPQGYSLKWSGQYENQLRARARLQILLPVVVMIIFVMLYLATKDAKESLVVMFSVPFALVGGVYLIWFLGYNFSVAVWVGFIALFGLAVETGVVMVVYLHEALDRRLLAHRRGERGPITVEDIREATHEGSVLRLRPKIMTVGTTLIALLPIMWSSGVGTDVMRPLAAPMIGGLITSAIHVLVITPVLFSWMKERALRKGTLEVSRMAGWMKE; from the coding sequence ATGATAGAACGCATCATCACATTCAGCGCGCGGAACCGTTTTCTCGTTCTCCTGACCTACGCTCTCGTCATCGGCGCGGGTGTGTGGGCGGTGTGGACGACGCCGGTGGACGCGATACCCGACCTGTCGGAAAATCAGGTCATCGTTTTTGTCGAATGGATGGGCCGCTCGCCGCAGCTCGTCGAGGATCAGGTCACTTTTCCACTGGTGACCGCCTTGCAGGGCGTACCCGATGTCGAGGCGGTACGCGCACAGTCCATGTTCGGCATGTCATTCATCTATATCATATTCGACGAACGCACCGACCTGTACTGGGCACGCAGCCGTGTGCTGGAGAAGCTCTCCACCGTGCAGTCTTCCCTGCCTGGCGGTGCGAAGGTGCAACTCGGTCCCGACGGGACGGGCGTAGGCCATGTGTATTGGTACACGCTCGAAGGACCGCAGGATCTGGGCGAGCTTCGCGCGATTCAGGATTGGTATGTGAAGCTGAACCTGCAGGGCGTCGAGGGAGTGGCCGAGGTCGCCTCTATCGGCGGCTATGTCCGGCAGTATCAGATCGACATCGATCCCGCGAAGATGCGGGCCTTCAATGTGACCATCCCGCAGCTGCGGAATGCAGTGATCCGTTCCAACAGTGATGTGGGAGGCAAGCTGCTTGAAGTGGCCGGAGCCGAATCCATCATCCGTGGCCAGGGCTATATTCGTTCCGCGGAGGATATCGAGTCCATCGCCGTGTCGACAGGCGCCGGCGGTACTCCTGTGCGCATCAGCGATGTGGCGGTCGTGCAGATGGGTGGAGACATACGCCGCGGCTCGCTGGAGAAGGATGGGAAAGGTCAGGTGGTTGGCGGCGTTGTCGTCATGCGGCAGAACGAGAATGCCATGGATGTGATCGAGCGCGTCAAGGAGCGGCTCGAGGAGCTTCGTCCCGGTCTGCCGGCCGGTGTGGAAATCCACACCGCTTACGACCGTACCGATCTCATCGGTTCAGCAATTGATTCGCTCAGAGATACGCTGATCAAGGAATCCATTGTGGTCAGTCTCATCGTACTGCTGTTTCTGCTGCATGTGCGCAGCGTACTGCGCGTCATCATCGAGCTGCCCGTGGCGGTACTGATCGCATTCATACTGATGAAGCTGTTCGGCATCACGTCCAACATCATGTCGTTGGGCGGCATCGCCATCGCCATCGGGGTTATTGTGGACGCCAGCATCGTGATGGTAGAGAACGCCTATCGCAACGTTGCATTGGCGACGGAGCAAAAGGGGCGGTTGGAGAAACGGGATTACGTCGAGATTTCCATCGCTTCGGCGCGGCAGGTGGGGCCGGCGATATTTTACTCTGTGGCCATCATGGTGATATCCTTTCTCCCTGTGTTTTTCCTTGAAGGACAGGAGGGGAAGCTGTTCCGTCCTCTGGCATTCACCAAGACCTTTGTCATGATCGGTTCGGCCTTCATCGCCATCACGCTGGTACCGGTGCTCATGACGATGCTGACACGCGGGAAATTCAGGAACGAGAGCGCGAATCCCGTCACCCGTTTCCTCAATTTTCTGTACGAGCCGGTAATACGCTACGCGTTGCGCTTCAGGAAAACCGCCATGGTCCTGAACATCGTGGCGCTGCTGCTGGCGGTGCCGATGGTGATGGACAGCGGCTCCGAGTTCATGCCGTCGCTGGACGAAGGTAGTCTGCTGTTCATGCCCGTCACGCTGCCGTCGGCATCCATGACAGAGGTGAACCGTATCATGCAGGTGCAGGACGCCATCATCCGCTCGGTCCCCGAGGTGGAAACGGTACTCGGTAAAGCCGGACGGGCCGAAACGGCCACCGATCCCGCGCCGGTGAGCATGATCGAGAGCATCATTCTGCTCATACCGCGGGAGCAATGGCGACCGGGCGTCACCCAGAACGACATTATCTCCGAACTGGACGCAAAGCTCCAGATACCCGGTGTGCGCAACGGGTGGACACAGCCCATCATCAACCGCATCAACATGCTCGCGACCGGTGTGCGCACCGATCTCGGCGTGAAAATTTTCGGACCAGATCTCGACACGCTGGAGCGGCTCGCCATCGAAGCGGAGCAATTGCTGCGCGGTGTGGATGGTGCCGCGGATCTGTACGCCGAGCGTACGCAGGGTGGTCTGTTCCTGGACATCACCATCGACCGGGCCGCTGTGGCCCGCTACGGGGTGAGTCTCGGCGACGTTCAGGACGTCATCGAAATTGCGATCGGCGGTGAGAATCTCGGGACGATAATAGAGGGACGGCAGCGTTTCCCGATTCGCGTGCGCTTCGACCGCGAGAGCCGCGACGACATCGAGAAGCTGCGCCGTCTTCCGGTTCCGGTCAACGTCACACCTACGTCGGGGGGAGAGAGCATGGCAAGCACTGTTTCGGCGTCGTCTGCTGACAACTCGATGCCAGGCATGAGCGGCATGAGCGGCACCGGCGGAAGCGAGCAGGCGACGACGGCCCCGGTGGTGTCATCCGGAGGTGATCGTCGCATGAGTCTTTCTTCGGGGGCGTATGTACCGCTTGGAGAATTGGCCCGCATCGAACTCGTACCCGGTCCTCCTATGATCGCCAGCGAAGACGCGCAGCTTCGTTCCATTGTATTTCTCAATGTGCGGGGTCGCGACATGGGCGGCTTCGTGGAGGAGGCCAAGTCTGTGCTGGAAAAGGGGTTGACCCTGCCGCAGGGGTATTCTCTGAAATGGAGCGGACAATACGAGAACCAGCTCAGGGCCCGGGCACGGCTGCAGATACTTCTGCCTGTGGTGGTGATGATCATATTCGTCATGCTGTACCTTGCGACCAAGGACGCGAAGGAGTCGCTGGTGGTGATGTTCTCCGTGCCGTTCGCACTTGTCGGGGGCGTGTATTTGATATGGTTCCTGGGTTACAACTTCTCCGTCGCCGTCTGGGTAGGTTTCATCGCGTTGTTCGGGCTCGCCGTGGAGACCGGAGTCGTCATGGTGGTGTATCTCCATGAGGCGCTCGATCGAAGACTGCTCGCGCATCGACGCGGGGAGCGCGGACCAATCACCGTTGAGGATATCCGCGAAGCGACGCACGAAGGTTCCGTGCTGCGTCTCAGACCGAAAATCATGACCGTGGGCACAACGCTCATCGCTCTTCTGCCCATCATGTGGAGCAGCGGCGTCGGCACCGACGTCATGCGACCTCTCGCCGCACCCATGATCGGCGGCCTGATCACCTCCGCCATACACGTGCTCGTCATCACTCCCGTACTTTTCTCCTGGATGAAAGAGCGTGCGTTGCGCAAAGGTACCCTGGAGGTGTCGCGCATGGCGGGGTGGATGAAGGAATGA
- a CDS encoding Wzz/FepE/Etk N-terminal domain-containing protein — protein MREAASNSDLDGWLSLYRSVRAKWKAVLGMMGAITAVMLVYVLIMPQKFTSTVTLLPPQKESNAMGLGSLLQGASSLPMFDIGSSLGFGGRPSDIFGEILKSQSVAESLIVGHRLDAYFGVPAGKSHRHAIEPLREASEIEINKNGLIRVSVTLGTGFFPSSSEIDSIKALAANVANDYVLWLDRINRDKLISSARNSRQFIEQELQRTQDELDSAYAKLVSFQRANKSVFLDKQMEAALSGATDIREKLMQARVELGVRKRDFAEHSRVIAQLQSQIDELSRQYQSMSSGAGGEDYAVPFQRVPEVARDMAGLMRDVKILEQVILYLSQQYYEDRVQEARDTPTVQVLDAAVPAIQRTSPKRAAWMLMTVFLAFVGSVGFIMVRAFLDARRGAVPAHPSDSRRS, from the coding sequence ATGCGCGAAGCAGCATCGAACAGCGATTTAGACGGCTGGCTCTCCCTGTACCGGAGCGTCCGCGCGAAGTGGAAGGCTGTACTGGGCATGATGGGAGCGATCACGGCCGTGATGCTCGTCTATGTGCTCATCATGCCGCAGAAGTTCACATCCACGGTGACGCTGTTACCTCCACAGAAGGAAAGCAATGCGATGGGGCTCGGCTCGTTACTGCAGGGTGCCTCGTCCTTGCCCATGTTCGATATCGGCTCCTCCCTCGGCTTCGGTGGCAGGCCGAGCGACATTTTCGGCGAGATACTCAAAAGTCAATCCGTGGCGGAGAGTCTCATCGTCGGACACAGGCTCGACGCGTATTTCGGTGTGCCCGCCGGGAAATCGCACCGGCACGCCATAGAGCCGCTGCGTGAAGCCAGCGAGATCGAAATCAACAAGAACGGGCTGATCCGCGTATCCGTTACGCTCGGTACCGGATTCTTTCCTTCGTCTTCCGAGATTGACTCGATCAAGGCGCTCGCCGCCAACGTCGCGAACGATTATGTGCTGTGGCTGGACCGCATCAACCGCGACAAGCTGATCTCGAGCGCGCGGAATTCCCGGCAGTTCATCGAGCAGGAACTGCAACGGACGCAGGATGAACTTGACAGCGCCTACGCCAAGCTGGTCAGTTTTCAGCGTGCCAATAAGTCCGTGTTTCTGGACAAGCAAATGGAAGCCGCGTTGAGCGGCGCAACGGACATCAGGGAGAAATTGATGCAGGCGCGGGTGGAACTGGGCGTGCGGAAGCGTGATTTCGCGGAGCACAGCCGTGTGATCGCGCAATTGCAGTCGCAGATCGATGAATTGTCACGCCAGTATCAGTCCATGAGTTCGGGCGCCGGCGGGGAGGACTATGCGGTGCCCTTCCAGCGTGTTCCCGAAGTCGCCCGCGACATGGCGGGTCTGATGCGCGATGTAAAGATTCTCGAGCAGGTGATCCTGTATTTGAGTCAGCAGTATTATGAGGATCGCGTGCAGGAAGCGCGCGACACGCCCACGGTGCAGGTGCTGGATGCGGCGGTGCCGGCGATACAGCGCACGTCGCCGAAGCGTGCCGCATGGATGTTGATGACGGTATTTCTCGCTTTTGTGGGATCGGTCGGTTTCATCATGGTACGCGCATTCCTCGACGCACGTCGCGGAGCTGTGCCGGCGCATCCATCGGATTCGAGACGCTCCTGA
- a CDS encoding glycosyltransferase: protein MRARRTIPVTLILTTLNEEAGIPLFFQGVRASTVLPADIVICDGGSTDATVEAIRHEAGMLPVTLVIEAGANIARGRNAAVARATQDILAITDAGCRIEPLWLELLTEPLLNDVSIDAVGGGYALEGETWVQRCTEAATLPLEAQDPENFLPSSRSFAVRRDAFLRAGGYPEELTFAGEDTALCLRMRALGMRFVTRWDAVVHWETRRTLKSFLWQYYLYGLGDGEARSLGWRYRRIALKWGAMLLLLLCSPLLPWLLVPAALGVAAYAAHLYRVFRWKRLSPLRAAGGFLFVLLKEAAMFAGYIAGRVFSPKRLRT, encoded by the coding sequence ATGCGGGCCAGACGCACAATACCGGTAACGCTCATACTGACGACGCTGAATGAAGAAGCGGGTATCCCGCTCTTTTTTCAGGGCGTGCGCGCATCCACCGTGTTGCCCGCGGACATTGTCATCTGTGATGGCGGATCCACAGACGCTACTGTCGAGGCCATCCGTCATGAAGCGGGTATGCTGCCGGTGACCTTGGTGATCGAAGCGGGAGCGAACATTGCACGCGGACGTAACGCCGCCGTGGCGCGGGCGACACAGGACATCCTTGCCATCACCGATGCCGGGTGCCGCATCGAGCCCTTGTGGCTGGAGCTTCTCACAGAGCCGTTGTTGAACGATGTATCAATTGATGCCGTCGGCGGCGGGTATGCGCTCGAGGGCGAGACCTGGGTGCAGCGCTGCACAGAAGCGGCGACACTGCCGTTGGAAGCGCAGGACCCGGAGAATTTCCTGCCGTCGTCGCGGTCTTTCGCGGTGCGGAGGGACGCGTTCCTGCGGGCGGGCGGTTATCCCGAAGAGCTGACGTTCGCCGGCGAAGACACCGCGCTGTGCCTGCGCATGCGCGCGCTGGGAATGCGTTTCGTCACCCGTTGGGATGCCGTGGTACACTGGGAAACACGCCGCACGCTGAAGTCTTTCTTGTGGCAGTACTATCTGTACGGACTGGGTGACGGCGAGGCGCGGTCTCTGGGTTGGCGTTACCGGCGCATCGCCCTGAAATGGGGTGCGATGCTCCTCCTCTTGCTGTGTTCACCGCTGCTGCCCTGGCTGCTCGTGCCCGCCGCACTCGGTGTTGCCGCGTATGCGGCGCATTTATACCGCGTGTTCCGATGGAAGAGACTTTCGCCGCTACGTGCCGCCGGGGGGTTCCTGTTCGTGCTGCTGAAAGAGGCGGCGATGTTTGCGGGCTATATCGCGGGCCGCGTCTTTTCACCGAAGCGTCTCCGAACATGA